The following are encoded in a window of Callithrix jacchus isolate 240 chromosome 9, calJac240_pri, whole genome shotgun sequence genomic DNA:
- the AQP6 gene encoding aquaporin-6 isoform X2, producing MDAAEPGGHGWASMLVCRLWKAISRALFAEFLATGLYVFFGVGSVMRWPTALPSVLQIAITFNLVTAMAVQVTWKASGAHANPAITLAFLVGSHISLPRAVAYVAAQLVGATVGAALLYGVMPEDIRETLGINVVRNSISNGQAVAVELLLTLQLVLCVFASTDSRQTSGSPATMIGISVALGHLIGVFWVGPLTGALLASLIYNFILFPDTKTLTQRLAILTGTAEVGTGRGTGVEPPKEESQPHSGAMEMESVCETA from the exons ATGGATGCAGCGGAGCCAGGGGGCCACGGCTGGGCCAGCATGTTGGTGTGCAGGCTTTGGAAAGCCATCAGCAGGGCGCTGTTTGCAGAGTTCCTGGCCACGGGGCTGTATGTGTTCTTCGGCGTGGGCTCCGTCATGCGCTGGCCCACAGCGCTTCCTTCGGTGCTGCAGATCGCCATCACCTTCAACCTGGTCACCGCCATGGCTGTGCAGGTCACCTGGAAGGCCAGCGGGGCCCATGCCAACCCTGCCATCACGCTGGCCTTCCTTGTAGGCTCCCACATCTCTCTGCCCCGAGCTGTGGCCTATGTGGCTGCCCAGCTGGTGGGGGCCACGGTGGGGGCTGCTCTGCTATACGGGGTCATGCCGGAAGACATCCGAGAGACCCTTGGGATCAACGTG GTCCGGAACAGCATCTCAAATGGCCAGGCAGTGGCTGTGGAGCTGCTTCTGACCCTGCAGCTGGTGCTCTGTGTCTTCGCTTCCACTGACAGCCGCCAGACATCCGGCTCCCCTGCCACCATGATTGGGATCTCTGTGGCACTGGGCCACCTCATTGGG GTCTTCTGGGTGGGGCCCCTGACGGGAGCCCTCCTAGCCTCACTGATCTACAACTTCATCCTGTTCCCCGACACCAAGACCCTGACCCAGCGGCTGGCTATCCTCACAGGCACTGCAGAggtggggacagggagagggaCAGGGGTGGAGCCCCCAAAGGAGGAATCCCAGCCCCATTCAGGGGCCATGGAGATGGAGAGTGTGTGTGAAACAGCCTAG
- the AQP6 gene encoding aquaporin-6 isoform X1 produces the protein MDAAEPGGHGWASMLVCRLWKAISRALFAEFLATGLYVFFGVGSVMRWPTALPSVLQIAITFNLVTAMAVQVTWKASGAHANPAITLAFLVGSHISLPRAVAYVAAQLVGATVGAALLYGVMPEDIRETLGINVVRNSISNGQAVAVELLLTLQLVLCVFASTDSRQTSGSPATMIGISVALGHLIGIHFTGCSMNPARSFGPAVIIGKFTVHWVFWVGPLTGALLASLIYNFILFPDTKTLTQRLAILTGTAEVGTGRGTGVEPPKEESQPHSGAMEMESVCETA, from the exons ATGGATGCAGCGGAGCCAGGGGGCCACGGCTGGGCCAGCATGTTGGTGTGCAGGCTTTGGAAAGCCATCAGCAGGGCGCTGTTTGCAGAGTTCCTGGCCACGGGGCTGTATGTGTTCTTCGGCGTGGGCTCCGTCATGCGCTGGCCCACAGCGCTTCCTTCGGTGCTGCAGATCGCCATCACCTTCAACCTGGTCACCGCCATGGCTGTGCAGGTCACCTGGAAGGCCAGCGGGGCCCATGCCAACCCTGCCATCACGCTGGCCTTCCTTGTAGGCTCCCACATCTCTCTGCCCCGAGCTGTGGCCTATGTGGCTGCCCAGCTGGTGGGGGCCACGGTGGGGGCTGCTCTGCTATACGGGGTCATGCCGGAAGACATCCGAGAGACCCTTGGGATCAACGTG GTCCGGAACAGCATCTCAAATGGCCAGGCAGTGGCTGTGGAGCTGCTTCTGACCCTGCAGCTGGTGCTCTGTGTCTTCGCTTCCACTGACAGCCGCCAGACATCCGGCTCCCCTGCCACCATGATTGGGATCTCTGTGGCACTGGGCCACCTCATTGGG ATCCACTTCACTGGCTGCTCTATGAACCCTGCCCGCTCCTTTGGCCCTGCCGTCATCATTGGGAAGTTTACAGTCCACTGG GTCTTCTGGGTGGGGCCCCTGACGGGAGCCCTCCTAGCCTCACTGATCTACAACTTCATCCTGTTCCCCGACACCAAGACCCTGACCCAGCGGCTGGCTATCCTCACAGGCACTGCAGAggtggggacagggagagggaCAGGGGTGGAGCCCCCAAAGGAGGAATCCCAGCCCCATTCAGGGGCCATGGAGATGGAGAGTGTGTGTGAAACAGCCTAG